From the Papaver somniferum cultivar HN1 chromosome 2, ASM357369v1, whole genome shotgun sequence genome, the window TTGATGTTGGAACTGAGAAGTATAAAACAATTGCAGTACCATCACTGAACAGTTTTGTGAAGATTACAAGGATGTAACTCATTTGTTGGAAGTGAATGACCGTGTTGCTCTATCTCACATATTACCTCATGGTAATATTGCCAAGCTATGGAGTATGGATACTTGATGACGCTACTAACTGGCCAGAAGTTACTCTCGAATTACGTTTTCAGTGGCGTAAAGAACAGCGGGTTGAGTTTCATGGCATTGCAGGAACAGATCAGATACTCTTAAAAATCTATAATAACAGGAGAAATATGGAAGCTGTCTCCCTTTATTCTTACAACAGGAAAAGCAAGGCTTTCACAAAGGTGCAAACCGGTGAGCTGTACGACTCAACTACAGTACCTACATATTATCAGAAAAAAGCTTCCCTGAGTGGAACATTCACCGAAAGCCTTTTGACTGTTCAGAACAAATAAGCTCAAGAAGGAGTTGGTTAGAGGTATGTCAAGCATTCATTTCAACTTAGCATCTCTTATATATGTGCTAGATGGTATTCATGTGGTTGCCTTCTTTGATTGCATTACCAGGTCTTTTGGCTTGCAGGTATCTTAGCATGCGATTAGTAAGGATATTAATTAGTTAAAAAGCCTTAAATCAAGTTTAGCAAATTTCTTTCTTACAACTTCAGCTTCTAACAAAAATACTTCATGAGTTTCATTAATTAGGTAAAATAATTCAGTCTTGCCATCGACTTAGTTAAGGGATTCTTACTAACAAACTGTAAATTATTTTTGTTTAGGTTCTTTTCCTAGACTTGACTTTGCCATTAGTTTGAGAAAGTCCCTTAGTTGATGAAGATGGCGAATTGGCTCTAGATTTCTCATAATCTACTTTATCCTGGCTGAATGTTATTTTGAAATCTTCTATAATCTCTTTGTACCTCCTCTTTCTAAGTTGCCGCTCTGGATTGTCAATATCATTTCCCAGATATGCAAGATCAATTAGGTCTTTATCATCCACAATGTTGTCGAGTGCTTTGGAACAACGAGGAAAGAACCGCCTCCCGAATTCCACTGTCCAACAGAAAGATAATGTGTAGGTTAATAAAGTGTAGGTTAATAAAACCGGATTACCTAAGAATGAAAGCAATAAACTATGCAAAGAAAGAAACATGCTATTCCTGGATGAAATTTAGTTCCATATGCATTACCAAGAAGCTATGTTGTATTAGGTGCTAGGCGAGGCGCCAAGCCTAGTGCCTAGGCGTCGAGAAAGAATTGGAAAACTGCAGAAACAGGCATATTTtggcgccttttacaacatagccaAGAAGGATGCCAAAGGCAGAAGCAAGGATGGGTAGGCCAATTTTCCAGAAAGATACAAATTCATTCAGAGAGAAATGCAATGTAGAAAGGAAATCAAAATGAACACCAAGAGAACAAGAAAATATCAACACATTGACCAATCCCAGCATGAGCACTCAAAATGAAAATAGAAGTTGTTTCCAGATCGCTGCGCCTACTGAGCAGTGAAGGAATCAATTCACTAATTGAGTGACCTGAAGTGGAATTTTCACCATGATTGACCCCTAATTAAGCCTTGGCTGGAgtcattttgcttcaattgggtcTCAAAATGAGCTACAGAGCATAATGGGACCAATTCTAGCCTCAAGAAGATGGGTGCAACTCAAGTGTAGAATAAAGTGACTTACCAGTTTTCAAGAGTGCTGTTATTCTTTTACGATGTGCATCTTCTATTATAAATGgtgcttcatttaggtttgaaaatGCTATCCGATGGCCAGTCAATGATCCACAATTGGCAGTTAGTGGGAACTCCTTCGTGCCATCCACTTTTGCAATGTGCATTGCAACTTGCGCTTCCTTAGGAAATAAAAGGTGTGCCATAGCAACTGGGAGAGAAACATGTTCAAGATCATTCAGAAAGGCATGTCAATACAAATCAAGTTCTAAAGAGAACTATGTCAATCGGAAAATCTTAGATGAATCTGGCAGTATAGATAACCTATTTGGTATGAAGTGTCTGCACCTGGAACCTATGTTTTGAAAGGAGAGCTAGGGGCGCGTCTAGGCGCACGAGTCACCCAGAGGGCGCCTAAGCTAATAAAGCGCCCAAGGCGCAAAAATGAGTAATGGTTTTTAGATCCACCAGTGTGCAGAGTTGTACTTCTTCAAAATGAAAGACCTCAGGATGAAGAACTCACCTCTATCTTCTAAGTCCGACCATTTCTGACGGTGATCCTCTCCAGCTTTAGCAAGAGAATAAGAAGCGTCTCCTACTAACGGTGCTTCATTTTCTGCTTGCTCCAGTATTTCAATGCACAAACGATCCTTGGGAGCATCTTTTCCCTCTTCTATGCAGCGCTGGTAGTCTACCAATTTGGTTAGTCTCTTCAAGATCTGAAGTGCTTTTCTTCCACACGGTGCAACATCATTTAACCGTGCACCCTTTGTAATGATAGAAGCTATAATCTCAGGTTCTCTCCGCATTGCAGCTACATGTAACACAGTGTATCCCCGCTGATTCCTAAGATCAACATCAGCAATTCCCATCTCTAAGAGCTCTTTCGTAATTTTTGCATCACAATATGCTACCGCATAATGTAATGCGTTTGCTTCATCTAGACTTGTCTTTCCTCCTTTGAGTAACAACccaaccaattcaacatcatcccaATCCAATGCTTTAAAAATTGTCCTCGCATGCTTACCCGGAAAATCATTGGTTTTACTGTCAGGTGAAGTACGCTTATCCAGTATTTGCTTAACAGCACAGGGGGGCAATGATTTCTCCAGAGTTACAAGATCAACATCAGACGGAACAACAATTTCAATACATGCCATAGCTAATTTCTCACACGCTCTTCCACACATACTTGCAACTGATAAAATCACTAATATGTCATCTACTTCCACCTTCTTAAGAATGTCTAGCAGGCGGCGCTGCAACGGAATAAGTAGTATTAAGAAAATTACCCCAAAGATGCAGCAATCAAGAAAACAAATTCAATAGAATTGGAACATAATGGACCTAAAAGAAAAGGGTCTCAGAATAGATTTATACCTGAAAAAGCGTAACGAGCTCCGAAATCTGAAACGTAAATGAAGCATAAAGAACTTCAACCATGAAATCAACAATAGGTCTACACCCAACATGTAAACATTCTTCATCAACACagacacaaacatcaacaggcaGAGTTTTCACTTTCCCACTATACAAATAAGCTAAAACCAAATTCAAAgaatcaaatcctaatttgaaATCTTTAGCTACATCTTTCAATACAACCTTCCCATCATTTCCTTTCACACTAGAAAACAAGTTCTTGAAAAACACACTTCTACCAGATAAAATACACCGATGGATTGGGATTTCACGAGTATCAGATGCAACGATTACAGCATCACTGAATTCAGATGTTTCGAATACGGATTCGAGATTTTCGGATAAACGCGTTAACGCTGTAACAAAAGGAGGAGAGGTCTCTTGTGAAAAAGTTCCTCCGTTTGACATACAACTAGTTGCACCACTGTTTGAATCTGAAAGGACTGAAACTGAATTCATTGGTGCAAATTCTTGTAAGTTGTGTATGAAGATATCATTGAAAGGAGATTCCATGAATTTAGTGATGAAATTGAGTACTGAATAGAGAAGTCTCCTTTGAAGTCAAGAGGAAGAAGACAGAGAAAATGAGAGGAAATTTCTTGACTTCTGTTGTTCTACATGATTGTGACTGTAAAATCACAGACCTTGTTCTAGTAATTTATTACAATGGTTTGGAATGTTGGTAAGATTTAGTAAAAAGTAAAGAAGTTAGTTAAATACAGTTGCTGATAATAAATGGCTGAAGGTGGTAAACAAAGAATGGTCTAGCATTGCAGTGGTCCTACCCAAGTCCTAAGGAATCTCAACTGTAGAAAACGCGGTTTGGAATTTCTCCACTGCAGAAAGGATAACACCAAATTTCAAATCCTGAAGCGTGAACTAATTCACTGCAGAGAGTCAACACAAAATCTCTTTTCTCCCTTTGTGtgttttttgttattattattattttgaattattaaatatattaaaaaaaaaagagagagaaattacaaagaaagaaagaaagccaAAGAGTAATATACTCTCAGTGAGCAATTAAAAGAAAATTACGTAGTTAAaaagaatgaaaatgaaaaaaaatgaggcCCTAGTCAGTATCTATTAGACtcgaaacaaaataaaatgaaaatacagCTTCAAAGATAAAGAGATTATCCAAATTCAAGGAATTAGAAAAGACGAATGCAAAGCTACAGCAAGAGAGACAGATTACAAGACGAGGTTAGTAAGTGCAGCTACAGCCAAAAGACAGCCACAAGAAAATACTAATACTTATGTTATATATGCAAGCATTACCATGATTACAGAGCAAGATGCAAACTATCTCTGCAGGCAGAGTACCGATAAACTACATGCTTAGGCAAACATAACCTAGAGTAGTTTATAGTTCTAAAAAACAGGTACTAAACATAAAAGAGATTAACCTATACTAATGCAAAAAAGCTATACCCAAAAGACTCAAATAAGATGAGGAGTGAAAATCCACCGGCCCATCAGATGTGACATAGTAGGCAATGCTTGAGTGTGTTCAGAAAAGTTCTAGTTCTGTAACTCTCGAAAGTAGCTTTAGTCATGATCCGTACTCTTGGTCTGTGTGAATAATTGATGCTGGTCTTGCTGTTGCTGATGTGTGTTGTTATCTGAAGGTGCAGTTGCAATGTTGCAGTTGTCTAACAGATTCCATAATTGGCTTGACGTAGAGTCTGGTTTAATCATTGTCTTGGAAGTAGCTTCAATTAGCTCGGGTAAAGTAGCAGGATCTGCAGCAACGGCTTCTTCTATACTGGGTCTCTTTGCAGGTTCAAACTGCTTAGTCCATTGCTCATAATATTCAGTAGTAACCCCCCTAAAGTTTCTGAGGCCAGACTAAGGACCTGCTTCAGAGTTGAGGAAATACATCTGTTGCTGTGGatttggtcttttaacacctTGTCCTCTTAAGGTGCTAGATGGGTTTGATGTTGCTGAATCGGATAGGAAATCAGCTTCACAGTCTGAGGCGATGAATTTGCAAGGATTCTTGATAGGCTGCAAGGAAGGGAGCGTGTCTTCAGGGTCATAAATTTGTTCTGAGCTGGTTCTTTCTGAAGCTAAGGACATGTCAGATTCTTCATAGTGCCCAAAATATCCTCCTGTTGGGTACTCATCATCTGTATATGAGATTACAGAATTGTCTCGGCCTGATGAAGCTGGTGAGAGTATTGTGTTAAGACTCCAATCACTGTCAGGGTCTTCTCTAAATTGATTGAACATACCAAATAATTTCTTCGATCATTTCTTCCTCTTTTTTGATGATTTATACTGACGTTGGGCAAGTCCCTTGGATGCCGAGGAGGACGATGCTGAATTAGCTTTACACTGATCATACTCCACCTTGTCTTTATCAAATGCATCTTTCAAACTATCTTGGATCTCCAGGAACCTCTTCTTTTTCAATTGTTGCTCCTCTTGCGAACCATTTTTAAGATCTGCAAGATCCAACAAGTCCTTCGTATCCACAATCTTGTTAAGTACGTTTGAACAGCGAGGGAAGTATCGCTTCCCAAAATCAACTGTACAACAAGGACAAACAAAATCACCATAATCAGTCATAACCTTTCCAGCTTCCCTCCAATTTGAAAGAGAAAAAAGGTGAACTTTCTACAAAACCTATAAGGTAGTAAAATGATAGAACCTAGTGTTGTGAAAATTTACCAATACCATTCACAGTATTCCTATAGAAAAACTAATTAAGGTAGTTAAATAATAGAATATGATACCCTGAAATAAGAATAATCAGCTTTTCAAAAACCATGACCATGTCTTATggtgagaaaaataaaaaaatagcaaAAAGGCCTGGTTATTATGCATCACTGACAGTACCAACGAGGTTGGCCACTCTAAATAGCTTAAATAGTTATATTCATTACTAAACCTAGAGATACAGTACAAGCCTGAAATTTTGTCAACTTTTAGCAGATATAACGATTTCTGAAAGCTGCACTTCTCATCGAGGAAGGAAGCATAACTTGTAAATTGTGTCAAAAACACATAACTGAAGTGTAGGATATAGTTAACTACCCATTCTTGAGAGTGCTGCTATCCTATTATGATGCAACTCTTCCATAAAAAAAGGTGCTTCATTTAAATTCAGAGGAACTATTTCGCCACCAGGTAATTCCTTGCAATTGGCATCTGCTAGGAACTCCAAAGTTCCTTTCACTTGTGCAATGTCCATGGCAACTTGTGCTTCCTCAGGAAAAAAAAGTTTGGCCAGCTTAACTGCACAGGAAGAAATTATTACCACTAACCATAAGCAAGCGCCACTGAAGTCATTTTGTTCTATCCAAACTTATAAATAAAGAGAAgaatctccaaaaaaaaaaaaaagtgaagctCAGATTAAGCTCAACGATAAAGAAAACTACTCGACAGCCATAAACCAAATTGAGAAATTAAATTAGAATTAGTTTCTAGAGAATTGTTAAGATTCTCTACAATAACCTATATTTCTCCAGTTGTTCTCTGCTTCTCCCAACAGATGAGGTTTGCAGAAAGAAGTTTAAAACAAGATAAAATAGGCGATAAACATGTTACTTTAATCAGTATCCAATAATAGTATGATTCACGTGAAGTTTTTGCATCTAAGTGCCGTATTTTTGTCAAATTGCATGACAAGGGTGAAGATTTTCCGCTTACAGATGTCAAAAGATAGAAGTGAAACAGTTTAAATACTTGACTaaatgaagacttcagcaaataATGAAATTAACATATTGTAAGTTCCAGATAAGCCAATCAGTAtttaaaatcaaaagaaaagaaggaaaaaaaaatggacAGTCACAGTAGTAAAGATACGCTCGATGATGTGAAAAACTCACCTCTGTTTTCAAGGTATACCCATCTCTCACGCAGATCATCGCCTGCCAAAGCAAGAGACAGGGAAGCTTCCCCACCTAGTGGTTCATTAGTTTCTGCTTGCTCCAAAATCTCTATGCATAAACGTTCCTTGGGTGCTTTTTGCCCTCTATCTGTGAACTTGTGATACTCAACCCACTTTGTTAGCCTCTTTGCAATTTGAAGTGCTTTTCTTCCATCTGGTGTAAGATCAGTTGGTCGGGCCCCCTTTGTTACAATGGACGCTATTATACCTGGTTCTTTCCGCATTGCAGCAACATGCAGAACAGTGTATCCTCTTTGATTTCTACGATTGACATCAGCGAGTCCCATCTTAAGAAGCGCTTCCGTAGTTTGTGCATCAGAGTATGCTACAGCATAATGTAATGCATTGGCTTCATCCAGATTTGTATTCCCTTCTTTAAGTAACTTTTCAATTAACTCAACGTCATCCCAATCCAATGCCTTGTGCATTGTCCTTATACGCCTAGCCGCTTTTTCATCAATTTCAGTA encodes:
- the LOC113347807 gene encoding BTB/POZ domain and ankyrin repeat-containing protein NPR1-like, which translates into the protein MNSTSILTDSNDNSGGSISIEHENITPEITALRRLSTNLESTFQSTDFDFCSDAKIVLSDSREISIHRVILASRSPFFKTLFGKDKDEKKFEVKKLMSVGVVDVGFDSLSVVLFYLYTGKVKPLPREASACVDEECQHIGCRPVVDLMIQVLYASHVFQIPELVSLFQRRLLDILGNVIVDDIMVILSVANMCDKICEKLVTACIDIIVKSHIDSVTLEKGLPPDIFKQVMDSRLELGPVDTEIDEKAARRIRTMHKALDWDDVELIEKLLKEGNTNLDEANALHYAVAYSDAQTTEALLKMGLADVNRRNQRGYTVLHVAAMRKEPGIIASIVTKGARPTDLTPDGRKALQIAKRLTKWVEYHKFTDRGQKAPKERLCIEILEQAETNEPLGGEASLSLALAGDDLRERWVYLENRVKLAKLFFPEEAQVAMDIAQVKGTLEFLADANCKELPGGEIVPLNLNEAPFFMEELHHNRIAALSRMVDFGKRYFPRCSNVLNKIVDTKDLLDLADLKNGSQEEQQLKKKRFLEIQDSLKDAFDKDKVEYDQCKANSASSSSASKGLAQRQYKSSKKRKK
- the LOC113347805 gene encoding BTB/POZ domain and ankyrin repeat-containing protein NPR1-like — its product is MESPFNDIFIHNLQEFAPMNSVSVLSDSNSGATSCMSNGGTFSQETSPPFVTALTRLSENLESVFETSEFSDAVIVASDTREIPIHRCILSGRSVFFKNLFSSVKGNDGKVVLKDVAKDFKLGFDSLNLVLAYLYSGKVKTLPVDVCVCVDEECLHVGCRPIVDFMVEVLYASFTFQISELVTLFQRRLLDILKKVEVDDILVILSVASMCGRACEKLAMACIEIVVPSDVDLVTLEKSLPPCAVKQILDKRTSPDSKTNDFPGKHARTIFKALDWDDVELVGLLLKGGKTSLDEANALHYAVAYCDAKITKELLEMGIADVDLRNQRGYTVLHVAAMRREPEIIASIITKGARLNDVAPCGRKALQILKRLTKLVDYQRCIEEGKDAPKDRLCIEILEQAENEAPLVGDASYSLAKAGEDHRQKWSDLEDRVAMAHLLFPKEAQVAMHIAKVDGTKEFPLTANCGSLTGHRIAFSNLNEAPFIIEDAHRKRITALLKTVEFGRRFFPRCSKALDNIVDDKDLIDLAYLGNDIDNPERQLRKRRYKEIIEDFKITFSQDKVDYEKSRANSPSSSTKGLSQTNGKVKSRKRT